CTCAAGTCCTCTTCGCTGGGGTGGACGTAGGTTTGCAGCGTGGTTTGGGCGTGGGCGTGGCCTGCCCGCCTCTGGATTGCCTCCGGCCTCATTCCCGCCCGAAAGAGCTCGGTGAGACCTGTGTGCCTCAAGGTATGGGGAGTAACGGCGATGCCTGTCTTCTTCCGGAGTCGTCTGAAAAGGGCGTCGACGTCGGCGTACGTCATGGGTGAGCCTCTGGCGGGTCCGGCAATCTTGAGGAACACAGAATTAGGGGATGCTTCGGTATGGTACTCTGCCACGTAGTCCAGAAAGAGGTTAACCAGGTCGCGACTCACGTGCACGGTGCGGGGGCTGGAGAAGCTCTTGATTTCGGCCGCGTTGATGAGTTCGCCGCGGTCGGCCACGGAAAGCCTCGCCGCGGTTACATCGAAGTCTTCCAGCCACAGCGCCAGCGCCTCACCGATCCTCAGTTGGGCCTGATACAGGAGGGCAAGCAGAAGGCGGTCACGGCTGTTGGAGCAAGCGTCGAGAAGCCTTTGTACCTCGTCCTGACCAAGGACGCGCCGGCAGCGCCGCGGCTCCCTGATCTGCAACACATTGACCTGGACGGGTTTGGCACGGGCTACGTGGTGGAGGAGGCCTTTGAATCGCCGGCGGCTAGCCGAGATCGTCCGCCTGAGTTGCTCGGGCAACTGTCCCTGGTACCTGTCGGTGCGCAAGAGGTAGTCGTAGAAGTCGGTGACGGTGGAGATGACCATGTTGACGGTACGGACAGTGCGGGCCTCTTTCACCGGCTGCGCGGGGATGACCCTCAGCGAGGCAAAGGGGCTGCGGAGCCAGCGGAGGAAGGAGGCCAGGTCGTCGAGCCCGACCCGGCGGTAGTCGAGTCTTTGCTGGGACAGGAATTCGAAGTACAGCTTCAGGTGGTAGCAGTACGCTCGGATCGTGTTCCTGGCCTTGCCGGTGGCATCAAGATACTTGAGGTAGCGGGCCACCGGTTCGACGATGTCCCCGTCATCGGTCACCAGCAAGTAACGAACCCGCCCATCGCGGGTGAGAGCTTCCTGAACCCGCACGTGATGGGCACCTCTTCCCGAATCCGTGGTGCACTCCGAGA
The Bacillota bacterium DNA segment above includes these coding regions:
- a CDS encoding tyrosine-type recombinase/integrase — protein: MRVQEALTRDGRVRYLLVTDDGDIVEPVARYLKYLDATGKARNTIRAYCYHLKLYFEFLSQQRLDYRRVGLDDLASFLRWLRSPFASLRVIPAQPVKEARTVRTVNMVISTVTDFYDYLLRTDRYQGQLPEQLRRTISASRRRFKGLLHHVARAKPVQVNVLQIREPRRCRRVLGQDEVQRLLDACSNSRDRLLLALLYQAQLRIGEALALWLEDFDVTAARLSVADRGELINAAEIKSFSSPRTVHVSRDLVNLFLDYVAEYHTEASPNSVFLKIAGPARGSPMTYADVDALFRRLRKKTGIAVTPHTLRHTGLTELFRAGMRPEAIQRRAGHAHAQTTLQTYVHPSEEDL